From a region of the Solanum stenotomum isolate F172 chromosome 2, ASM1918654v1, whole genome shotgun sequence genome:
- the LOC125855615 gene encoding UDP-rhamnose/UDP-galactose transporter 4, protein MRPKKMSMAVKDEKKMAVDVAAWAFNIVTSVGIIIVNKALMATYGFSFATTLTGMHFATTTLMVFFLKWLGHIQNSQLPWSERLKFVLFANFSIVGMNVSLMWNSVGFYQIAKLSMIPVSCFLEIVLDNVRYSRDTKLSIVVVLLGVAICTVTDVSVNTKGFVAAFIAVWSTALQQYYVHYLQRKYSLGSFNLLAHTAPIQATSLLLLGPFCDYWLTDKRVDAYNYTSISLFFIVLSCTIAIGTNLSQFICIGRFTAVTFQVLGHMKTILVLILGFLFFGKEGLNLHVVFGMGVAIVGMIWYGNASSQPGGKERIPPPTVVKPEKHMLLPTELDEKV, encoded by the exons ATGCGGCCAAAGAAAATGTCCATGGCTGTCAAGGATGAGAAGAAAATGGCTGTTGATGTGGCAGCATGGGCATTCAATATTGTCACTTCAGTTGGAATTATTATTGTTAATAAAGCCTTAATGGCTACATATGGTTTCAGCTTTG CGACAACCTTAACTGGGATGCATTTTGCTACGACGACATTAATGGTGTTTTTTCTTAAATGGCTTGGGCATATCCAGAATTCCCAACTTCCGTGGTCTGAACGAttgaaatttgttttgtttgcaAACTTCTCTATTGTTGGAATGAACGTGAGTTTAATGTGGAACTCTGTCGGATTTTATCAG ATTGCAAAGCTAAGTATGATACCAGTGTCGTGCTTTTTGGAAATTGTGCTGGATAATGTGCGATACTCTAGAGACACCAAATTAAGCATTGTGGTTGTCCTACTAGGTGTTGCAATCTGTACTGTTACTGATGTAAGTGTAAATACAAAGGGTTTTGTTGCTGCCTTCATCGCGGTCTGGAGCACTGCCTTGCAGCAATAT TATGTACATTATCTTCAGCGTAAATATTCACTGGGATCATTCAACCTGTTGGCGCATACTGCACCAATACAGGCTACATCCCTGCTGTTACTGGGGCCCTTTTGTGACTACTGGTTGACTGATAAGAGGGTCGACGCATATAACTATACCTCAATATCACTT TTTTTCATCGTCCTATCATGTACGATAGCAATAGGGACGAATCTCAGCCAATTCATCTGCATTGGAAGATTTACAGCAGTGACATTTCAAGTGCTTGGTCATATGAAGACCATTCTTGTCCTGATTTTGGGTTTCCTCTTCTTTGGTAAAGAGGGACTCAATCTACACGTTGTCTTTGGAATGGGCGTGGCCATCGTTGGCATGATTTGGTACGGTAACGCTTCCTCACAACCTGGTGGGAAAGAGCGGATACCACCCCCCACTGTCGTCAAACCTGAAAAACACATGTTACTACCAACAGAGCTCGATGAGAAAGTATAG